The Rhododendron vialii isolate Sample 1 chromosome 6a, ASM3025357v1 genome includes a window with the following:
- the LOC131330715 gene encoding uncharacterized protein LOC131330715 yields the protein MSFLPGRLAGAEGAYFLQESKHAVTRLVQKAKPNLSSRASQSPIGNDEAQADVLPEVLRHSLPSKIFQPPPDSSLSTASKWVLQSDPNNSSSVSRDVLNPLRAYVSLPQVTFGPKRWQIPNSGNGVLASTANELRRDKYTPVNPEKLKAAAAGLSQIAKAFAVATALVFGGATVVFGLVVSKLELHTGDDIKSKGKDLVQPKLETVKEQFIPLKNWARDVSKKWHFEREENNKEKPLVKELSKILGAKTPN from the exons ATGAGTTTCCTGCCAGGAAGATTAGCAGGCGCAGAGGGGGCATACTTCCTCCAAGAATCCAAACACGCCGTTACCCGCCTCGTCCAAAAAGCCAAACCAAATCTCTCGTCACGAGCATCACAATCCCCAATCGGCAACGACGAAGCCCAAGCCGACGTTCTACCCGAGGTTCTGAGGCATTCTCTTCCCTCAAAGATCTTCCAACCGCCGCCTGATTCGTCTCTTTCCACAGCATCCAAGTGGGTTCTTCAATCTGATCCCAATAACTCGTCTTCTGTCTCGCGCGACGTTTTGAACCCTCTTAGGGCTTACGTTTCTCTGCCTCAAGTCACTTTTGGCCCCAAAAG GTGGCAAATACCAAACTCGGGTAACGGTGTTTTAGCATCAACTGCCAATGAACTGCGACGTGACAAATACACCCCCGTCAATCCTGAAAAGTTGAAGGCTGCAGCTGCAGGGCTATCTCAAA TTGCAAAGGCATTTGCTGTTGCCACTGCTCTCGTCTTCGGTGGTGCCACTGTTGTATTTGGACTGGTGGTCTCCAAACTAGAACTTCACACT GGGGATGACATTAAGTCTAAAGGAAAAGACCTTGTTCAGCCAAAATTAGAGACGGTGAAGGAGCAATTTATCCCCCTAAAAAACTGG GCTAGAGACGTGTCGAAGAAATGGCATTTCGAAAGAGAGGAAAACAACAAAGAGAAGCCTTTAGTCAAGGAGCTTTCTAAAATTTTGGGTGCCAAGACACCCAACTAA
- the LOC131330713 gene encoding uncharacterized protein LOC131330713 isoform X1 — MMALQFKLEQYPPICGGGGFSYYPFAIPPTGRQRNQSLQVQALPSRTQRIMESISVSGEVGGAGGSYSYDALKRLDQLWSGICSAQTDLLEPQKVVSSVPGLFSQSDVAGKAVETFDVIVCGGTLGIFIATALSCKGLRVGIVERGLLKGREQEWNISRKELLELVEVGIITEDDIEQAIASIFNPNRCGFEGKGEIWVEDILNLGISPAKLIEVMKKRFDSLGGIIFEGDSVSGISIYEDAAVLQLAKGKILSSHLLIDAMGNFSPVVKQIRCGKKPDGVCLVVGSCCRGFKDNSTSDVIFSSSAVKEVGESEAHYFWEAFPAGSGPMDRTSYMFTYVDPHPGCPKLEELLEDYWDLMPNYQGVSLDNLEILRVIYGIFPTYRGSPLPAAFDRVLQFGDASGIQSPVSFGGFGSLTRHLGRLSAGIYEAINGDLLDSNNLSLLNPYMPNLSASWLFQRAMSAKKKSNVSPDFINELLYVNFQSMQRLGDPVLRPFLQDVIQFGPLVKTLGLVMITKPLIIPSIFKQVGVLVLLDWSGHFFMLGYYTFLSTFVDPVIRPLLNAFPAKMKYKWRRQLEAWQYGSGLDYKMSNPNTTKAERGMSTGGEAWAESKSLP, encoded by the exons AGGATAATGGAGAGCATTTCAGTGAGTGGGGAAGTTGGCGGTGCTGGTGGGTCATACTCATATGATGCTTTGAAGAGGTTGGACCAACTGTGGTCTGGTATATGCTCTGCTCAAACAG ATTTGCTAGAACCCCAGAAAGTAGTTTCGAGTGTTCCTGGTTTGTTTAGCCAATCTGATGTGGCTGGTAAAGCAGTAGAAACATTTGATGTGATAGTTTGTGGAGGTACTTTGGGCATCTTCATAGCCACAGCATTGAGTTGCAAAGGTCTACGTGTTGGCATTGTGGAAAGGGGTCTACTAAAAGGG AGGGAGCAAGAATGGAACATATCAAGGAAAGAGCTACTGGAACTGGTAGAAGTTGGCattataacagaagatgataTTGAACAAGCTATTGCTTCAATATTTAATCCT AACAGATGTGGATTTGAGGGCAAGGGTGAGATTTGGGTTGAAGACATTCTTAATCTTGGCATTTC GCCTGCAAAGCTTATAGAGGTTATGAAAAAACGTTTTGATTCCCTTGGTGGAATCATCTTTGAGGGTGACAGTGTATCTGGGATAAGCATATACGAGGATGCAGCA gtcTTGCAACTAGCAAAAGGGAAGATTTTGTCATCACATCTCTTAATTGATGCTATGGGTAACTTTTCCCCAGTGGTAAAACAG ATAAGATGTGGAAAGAAGCCAGATGGTGTTTGCCTTGTTGTTGGGTCTTGTTGTCGTGGTTTCAAAGATAACTCTACAAGTGATGTCATATTCAGTAGTTCAGCTGTGAAGGAAGTTGGAGAATCAGAAGCACACTACTTTTGGGAG GCATTTCCTGCTGGTTCAGGCCCCATGGATCGAACTTCTTATATGTTCACCTATGTCGATCCGCATCCAGGATGCCCAAAATTGGAAGAATTACTTGAAGACTATTGGGATCTGATGCCTAATTATCAG GGAGTCTCTCTTGACAATCTGGAGATTTTGAGAGTTATATATGGCATCTTTCCTACGTATCGGGGCAG TCCATTGCCAGCGGCTTTTGATCGAGTTTTACAG TTTGGCGATGCAAGTGGCATACAGTCACCAGTTTCCTTcggtggttttgggagcttAACTAGGCACCTGGGGAGATTATCAGCTG GTATATATGAAGCAATAAATGGTGATCTACTGGACTCCAACAACTTGTCTCTCCTGAATCCATACATG CCCAACTTAAGTGCATCGTGGTTGTTTCAAAGAGCAATGTCAGCAAAGAAAAAGTCTAATGTTTCCCCCGATTTCATCAATGAACTTCTTtatgtcaattttcaaagtatGCAG AGGTTAGGAGATCCAGTTCTAAGGCCATTTCTTCAG GATGTTATACAGTTCGGCCCTCTGGTGAAGACATTGGGCCTAGTGATGATAACTAAACCTCTAATTATCCCCTCAATATTCAAGCAG GTCGGTGTTCTGGTACTCCTTGACTGGTCTGGACACTTCTTCATGTTGGGTTACTATACATTTCTTTCCACCTTTGTTGATCCTGTTATTAG GCCGTTGTTAAATGCATTTCCAGCCAAAATGAAGTACAAATGGAGGCGGCAACTCGAGGCCTGGCAGTATGGATCCGGTTTAGACTACAAAATGAGCAACCCTAACACAACTAAGGCTGAGAGAGGAATGAGCACTGGTGGTGAGGCTTGGGCAGAGAGCAAGAGTCTTCCATGA
- the LOC131330713 gene encoding uncharacterized protein LOC131330713 isoform X3 → MMALQFKLEQYPPICGGGGFSYYPFAIPPTGRQRNQSLQVQALPSRTQRIMESISVSGEVGGAGGSYSYDALKRLDQLWSGICSAQTDLLEPQKVVSSVPGLFSQSDVAGKAVETFDVIVCGGTLGIFIATALSCKGLRVGIVERGLLKGREQEWNISRKELLELVEVGIITEDDIEQAIASIFNPNRCGFEGKGEIWVEDILNLGISPAKLIEVMKKRFDSLGGIIFEGDSVSGISIYEDAAVLQLAKGKILSSHLLIDAMGNFSPVVKQIRCGKKPDGVCLVVGSCCRGFKDNSTSDVIFSSSAVKEVGESEAHYFWEAFPAGSGPMDRTSYMFTYVDPHPGCPKLEELLEDYWDLMPNYQGVSLDNLEILRVIYGIFPTYRGSPLPAAFDRVLQFGDASGIQSPVSFGGFGSLTRHLGRLSAGIYEAINGDLLDSNNLSLLNPYMPNLSASWLFQRAMSAKKKSNVSPDFINELLYVNFQSMQRLGDPVLRPFLQDVIQFGPLVKTLGLVMITKPLIIPSIFKQAVVKCISSQNEVQMEAATRGLAVWIRFRLQNEQP, encoded by the exons AGGATAATGGAGAGCATTTCAGTGAGTGGGGAAGTTGGCGGTGCTGGTGGGTCATACTCATATGATGCTTTGAAGAGGTTGGACCAACTGTGGTCTGGTATATGCTCTGCTCAAACAG ATTTGCTAGAACCCCAGAAAGTAGTTTCGAGTGTTCCTGGTTTGTTTAGCCAATCTGATGTGGCTGGTAAAGCAGTAGAAACATTTGATGTGATAGTTTGTGGAGGTACTTTGGGCATCTTCATAGCCACAGCATTGAGTTGCAAAGGTCTACGTGTTGGCATTGTGGAAAGGGGTCTACTAAAAGGG AGGGAGCAAGAATGGAACATATCAAGGAAAGAGCTACTGGAACTGGTAGAAGTTGGCattataacagaagatgataTTGAACAAGCTATTGCTTCAATATTTAATCCT AACAGATGTGGATTTGAGGGCAAGGGTGAGATTTGGGTTGAAGACATTCTTAATCTTGGCATTTC GCCTGCAAAGCTTATAGAGGTTATGAAAAAACGTTTTGATTCCCTTGGTGGAATCATCTTTGAGGGTGACAGTGTATCTGGGATAAGCATATACGAGGATGCAGCA gtcTTGCAACTAGCAAAAGGGAAGATTTTGTCATCACATCTCTTAATTGATGCTATGGGTAACTTTTCCCCAGTGGTAAAACAG ATAAGATGTGGAAAGAAGCCAGATGGTGTTTGCCTTGTTGTTGGGTCTTGTTGTCGTGGTTTCAAAGATAACTCTACAAGTGATGTCATATTCAGTAGTTCAGCTGTGAAGGAAGTTGGAGAATCAGAAGCACACTACTTTTGGGAG GCATTTCCTGCTGGTTCAGGCCCCATGGATCGAACTTCTTATATGTTCACCTATGTCGATCCGCATCCAGGATGCCCAAAATTGGAAGAATTACTTGAAGACTATTGGGATCTGATGCCTAATTATCAG GGAGTCTCTCTTGACAATCTGGAGATTTTGAGAGTTATATATGGCATCTTTCCTACGTATCGGGGCAG TCCATTGCCAGCGGCTTTTGATCGAGTTTTACAG TTTGGCGATGCAAGTGGCATACAGTCACCAGTTTCCTTcggtggttttgggagcttAACTAGGCACCTGGGGAGATTATCAGCTG GTATATATGAAGCAATAAATGGTGATCTACTGGACTCCAACAACTTGTCTCTCCTGAATCCATACATG CCCAACTTAAGTGCATCGTGGTTGTTTCAAAGAGCAATGTCAGCAAAGAAAAAGTCTAATGTTTCCCCCGATTTCATCAATGAACTTCTTtatgtcaattttcaaagtatGCAG AGGTTAGGAGATCCAGTTCTAAGGCCATTTCTTCAG GATGTTATACAGTTCGGCCCTCTGGTGAAGACATTGGGCCTAGTGATGATAACTAAACCTCTAATTATCCCCTCAATATTCAAGCAG GCCGTTGTTAAATGCATTTCCAGCCAAAATGAAGTACAAATGGAGGCGGCAACTCGAGGCCTGGCAGTATGGATCCGGTTTAGACTACAAAATGAGCAACCCTAA
- the LOC131330713 gene encoding uncharacterized protein LOC131330713 isoform X2 codes for MMALQFKLEQYPPICGGGGFSYYPFAIPPTGRQRNQSLQVQALPSRTQRIMESISVSGEVGGAGGSYSYDALKRLDQLWSGICSAQTDLLEPQKVVSSVPGLFSQSDVAGKAVETFDVIVCGGTLGIFIATALSCKGLRVGIVERGLLKGREQEWNISRKELLELVEVGIITEDDIEQAIASIFNPNRCGFEGKGEIWVEDILNLGISPAKLIEVMKKRFDSLGGIIFEGDSVSGISIYEDAAVLQLAKGKILSSHLLIDAMGNFSPVVKQIRCGKKPDGVCLVVGSCCRGFKDNSTSDVIFSSSAVKEVGESEAHYFWEAFPAGSGPMDRTSYMFTYVDPHPGCPKLEELLEDYWDLMPNYQGVSLDNLEILRVIYGIFPTYRGSPLPAAFDRVLQFGDASGIQSPVSFGGFGSLTRHLGRLSAGIYEAINGDLLDSNNLSLLNPYMPNLSASWLFQRAMSAKKKSNVSPDFINELLYVNFQSMQRLGDPVLRPFLQDVIQFGPLVKTLGLVMITKPLIIPSIFKQERNIMEIIFGDHLRFSINVEMLFPKQSGLAAKCREQLHNWRRISIYEAKF; via the exons AGGATAATGGAGAGCATTTCAGTGAGTGGGGAAGTTGGCGGTGCTGGTGGGTCATACTCATATGATGCTTTGAAGAGGTTGGACCAACTGTGGTCTGGTATATGCTCTGCTCAAACAG ATTTGCTAGAACCCCAGAAAGTAGTTTCGAGTGTTCCTGGTTTGTTTAGCCAATCTGATGTGGCTGGTAAAGCAGTAGAAACATTTGATGTGATAGTTTGTGGAGGTACTTTGGGCATCTTCATAGCCACAGCATTGAGTTGCAAAGGTCTACGTGTTGGCATTGTGGAAAGGGGTCTACTAAAAGGG AGGGAGCAAGAATGGAACATATCAAGGAAAGAGCTACTGGAACTGGTAGAAGTTGGCattataacagaagatgataTTGAACAAGCTATTGCTTCAATATTTAATCCT AACAGATGTGGATTTGAGGGCAAGGGTGAGATTTGGGTTGAAGACATTCTTAATCTTGGCATTTC GCCTGCAAAGCTTATAGAGGTTATGAAAAAACGTTTTGATTCCCTTGGTGGAATCATCTTTGAGGGTGACAGTGTATCTGGGATAAGCATATACGAGGATGCAGCA gtcTTGCAACTAGCAAAAGGGAAGATTTTGTCATCACATCTCTTAATTGATGCTATGGGTAACTTTTCCCCAGTGGTAAAACAG ATAAGATGTGGAAAGAAGCCAGATGGTGTTTGCCTTGTTGTTGGGTCTTGTTGTCGTGGTTTCAAAGATAACTCTACAAGTGATGTCATATTCAGTAGTTCAGCTGTGAAGGAAGTTGGAGAATCAGAAGCACACTACTTTTGGGAG GCATTTCCTGCTGGTTCAGGCCCCATGGATCGAACTTCTTATATGTTCACCTATGTCGATCCGCATCCAGGATGCCCAAAATTGGAAGAATTACTTGAAGACTATTGGGATCTGATGCCTAATTATCAG GGAGTCTCTCTTGACAATCTGGAGATTTTGAGAGTTATATATGGCATCTTTCCTACGTATCGGGGCAG TCCATTGCCAGCGGCTTTTGATCGAGTTTTACAG TTTGGCGATGCAAGTGGCATACAGTCACCAGTTTCCTTcggtggttttgggagcttAACTAGGCACCTGGGGAGATTATCAGCTG GTATATATGAAGCAATAAATGGTGATCTACTGGACTCCAACAACTTGTCTCTCCTGAATCCATACATG CCCAACTTAAGTGCATCGTGGTTGTTTCAAAGAGCAATGTCAGCAAAGAAAAAGTCTAATGTTTCCCCCGATTTCATCAATGAACTTCTTtatgtcaattttcaaagtatGCAG AGGTTAGGAGATCCAGTTCTAAGGCCATTTCTTCAG GATGTTATACAGTTCGGCCCTCTGGTGAAGACATTGGGCCTAGTGATGATAACTAAACCTCTAATTATCCCCTCAATATTCAAGCAG GAGAGGAACATAatggaaataatttttggagATCACCTCAGGTTTTCCATTAATGTTGAAATGCTATTCCCCAAGCAGTCGGGATTGGCTGCAAAATGTAGAGAACAACTGCATAATTGGAGAAGGATCAGCATTTATGAAGCCAAATTTTAG